Proteins encoded together in one Anoxybacillus flavithermus window:
- the iscB gene encoding RNA-guided endonuclease IscB, translating to MVFVLDTNKRPLAPCHEAVARKLLKQGKAAIYRRFPFTIILKKSVDESEIKATYRLKIDYGSRHTGLAILRGQEVVWLGQLDHRTDIKERIDKRRAFRRARRNRKTRYRKPRFLNRKRKEGWLPSSLESRVQNIQTWVNRLKKLCPIGYISYENAKFDTQLMRNPEINGVEYQQGTLQGYEVREYLLEKFGRKCCYCGKENVPLEVEHIIPKSRGGTDRVDNLCLACHDCNQRKGSKTAEEFGYPHIQKQVKETLKDTSAINSTRWKVYEVLKQTGLDVECGTGARTKMNRIRLDLPKTHYFDACCVGESTTNHLYFKTKEVLFIKAKGRGSRSRTNLDRYGFPRGYLARQKFFFGFQTGDMVKAVIPRGKYQGVWFGEVACRKTGSFDIKGKDGKRIAQGINYRYVQVIQRFDGYAYGKGVAELA from the coding sequence ATGGTTTTTGTGTTAGACACAAACAAACGTCCGCTTGCTCCTTGTCACGAAGCAGTTGCAAGAAAGCTGTTGAAACAAGGGAAGGCAGCGATTTACAGGCGATTTCCATTTACCATCATCTTGAAAAAATCAGTAGACGAATCAGAAATTAAAGCAACATATCGGCTAAAAATCGACTATGGAAGCAGGCATACAGGATTAGCGATTTTGCGAGGACAAGAAGTGGTATGGTTAGGGCAACTTGACCATCGCACAGACATCAAGGAAAGAATAGATAAAAGGCGTGCTTTTCGTCGAGCAAGACGAAATCGAAAAACAAGATACAGAAAACCACGCTTTCTGAACCGCAAGCGAAAGGAGGGGTGGTTGCCGTCATCACTAGAGAGTCGTGTGCAAAATATCCAAACATGGGTTAACCGCCTAAAGAAGTTATGCCCCATTGGGTATATATCATACGAAAATGCCAAATTCGACACGCAACTCATGCGAAATCCTGAAATCAATGGTGTAGAGTATCAACAAGGCACGCTACAAGGATATGAAGTACGGGAGTATTTGCTTGAAAAGTTTGGACGAAAGTGTTGTTATTGTGGAAAAGAAAACGTTCCACTTGAAGTGGAGCATATCATTCCAAAATCGAGAGGTGGAACAGACCGAGTGGATAACCTATGTCTTGCCTGTCATGACTGTAATCAGCGCAAAGGAAGTAAGACAGCAGAAGAATTCGGGTATCCGCACATTCAAAAGCAAGTCAAAGAAACATTAAAGGATACAAGTGCTATCAACTCGACAAGATGGAAAGTGTATGAAGTGTTAAAGCAGACAGGATTAGATGTCGAGTGTGGAACAGGTGCACGAACAAAAATGAATCGTATTCGTTTAGACTTGCCGAAAACACATTATTTTGACGCTTGTTGTGTAGGCGAAAGCACAACAAATCACTTATATTTCAAAACAAAAGAAGTGTTATTTATCAAGGCAAAAGGGCGTGGTAGTCGCTCTCGTACAAACCTAGATAGATATGGCTTCCCAAGAGGTTATCTTGCAAGACAAAAGTTCTTCTTTGGCTTCCAAACAGGGGACATGGTTAAGGCTGTTATCCCAAGAGGGAAATATCAAGGCGTTTGGTTTGGCGAAGTCGCATGTAGAAAGACTGGAAGTTTCGATATTAAAGGCAAGGACGGTAAACGTATCGCACAAGGAATAAATTATAGATATGTCCAAGTCATTCAGCGATTTGACGGATATGCTTATGGAAAGGGGGTG